The nucleotide window CGCTGTCGTGCAGGCCCATCGGCGCACCCGCCGCGAGCAGCCAGTCCCAGCGCTCGCGGGCGGTGGGCAGCGTCTCGAACGCGTCGTACGCGCTCGCGCGCAGATCCTGCTCCACCATCCGCAGGGCCGACATGAAGAGGTCCGACTTGGACTCGAAGTAGTAGAGCAGGTGCGCCCCGGTCATCCCGAGGCTCTCGCCGATGTCGGACAACCGCACGTTGCGGTAGCCCTGCTCGCTCAGCGGCGCGACGGCCGCGCGGGCGATCTCGTTGCGCCGCTCCTGACGCTTGGTGCTCACGGGTGCGCTCCGTTCTCGGTCGTGACCAGGTCGCGGCCGTCGGGCAGCATGGGCGCTGCGTCGATCAGCTCTCGGGTGTAGGCGTCGGCCGGCGCCGCGAACACCGCGTCCACCGGACCGCTCTCCACCACACGACCCTGCCGCATCACGGCCGCGTCGTCGCAGACGTAGCGCACCAGGTCGAGGTCGTGGCTCACGCAGACCAGCGTGATCCCCGCCGTACGGCGCAGCTCGGCGAGCAGGTCCAGCACCGAGGCCTGCACCACCACGTCGAGCGCACTGGTCGCCTCGTCGGCGATCAGCACCTGCGGCTCGAGCGCGAGCGCGCGGGCGATCGCCACCCGCTGCTTCTGCCCGCCCGACAGCTGGTGCGGCCGGGCGTGCGCGACCGAGGTCGACAGGTGCACCTGGTCGAGCAGCTCGGCGACCCGCGTCTCGGTCCGCGCCGACGGCACGACATCGTGCACGTCGAGCAGCTCTGCGAGCGTGGACGCGACCGTACGGGCCGGGTTGAGGGTCGTGCCGGGATCCTGGAACACCATCTGGATCGCGCGCCGGGTCGCGGCGTCGCGGCGGCGTCGCAGGGGCCGGCCGTCGTAGCGGATCTGTCCCGACGCGACGTCGTTCAGGCCCATCACGGCCCGCATCAGCGTGGACTTGCCGGACCCGGACTCCCCCACGATGCCGACCGCGCCGCCGCGCGGGACCGTGAGGCTGACGTCGTCGACTGCGGTTACGGGGGCGTTGCCGCTCCCCAGCAGTCGGTCCCACGGCCGGGGGTCGCGACCGAAGCGGACGGTGACGTGCTCGATCTCGAGCAGTGCGGTCATCGGCTGACCTCCTCGACCTCGCGGGTGGCGAGCCGGCGCGCGAGGTTCGCGGCGAGCAGCTCGCGGGTGTACGGGTGCTGCGGGTCGGCGAGCACGGCCCGGGTCGTCCCGGACTCGACGACGTCGCCGAGCCTCATCACGGCGATCCGCTCGCACACCGACGCGACCACCGCGAGGTCGTGGCTGACGAACGCCATCGCGGTCCCGCGCTCGGTGACGAGCGCGCGGAGCAGGTCGAGGATCTGCGCCTGGACGCGCACGTCGAGCGCGGTGGTCGGCTCGTCGCAGAGCAGCACGTCGGGGTCGACCGACAGGGCCGCCGCGATCACCACGCGCTGCCGCATCCCGCCGGACAGCTCGTGCGGCCACGCCCGGACCCGCTCGGCGGCGCGGTCGATCCCGACGCTGTCGAGCAGCTCGACCGTCGCACGCCGGGCGTCACGACGCGACGTACCCGGGTGGTGGCGACGCCACGTGCCGGCGACCAGGTCGCCGACGCGCATCGTCGGGTTCAGGGCGGTCGCGGGCTCCTGGAAGATCATCGCGGCGCGGCCGGTCCGCTCGACCGTGCCGGTGGCGCGCAGCGTGGGCGGCAGGATGTCCATCACCGCCCGCAGCGTCAGGCTCTTGCCGCTGCCGGACTCACCGACGATCCCGAGGGTCTCGCCCGGCCGCAGCGCCAGCGAGACGCCGTGGACGAGCTCGTGGTCGTCGTCGGCGCGGGCCACCCGCAGGTCGTCGAGGCGGAGCACCGGCGCGTCGTCCCGTACGGGAGCGTGGCCGGTGGTCGGTGTCGCGGTCGTCGGGCTCATCGGCGGGCACCCCTGTCCTGGAGGCCGTCGCCGACGAGCGCGAACCCGAAGGCGAGGGCGGTGATGACCAGACCCGGCACGACCGTGAGCCACGCCGCGGTGGTGATGTACGGCTGCGCGGCCGCGATCATGCTTCCCCACTCGGGCGTCGGCTGCTGGACCCCGAACCCGAGGAACGAGAACGCCGCCAGCGCCGTCACCGCGAACACGAGGTCCGAGGTGAGGTAGACGACGGTCTGCTTGAGGGTGTTGGGAAGGACGTGCCGGACGATGATGCGGCCCGTGCCGAACCCGGCCGTGACGGCGGCGGTCACGTACTCCGAGGACCGGATCCGCAGCACCTCGGCGCGGATCAGCCGGGCGTACACGACCCAGCCGACCATCGTGAAGCTGATCAGCAGCGAGCGGACGCCCGGCCCGAGGCTGAAGACCAGCACGATCATCAGGATGTACATCGGGAAGGCCTGGAGCAGGTCGCTGACTCGCATCACGACCGCGTCGAACCAGCCCCCGACGTACCCGCAGATCACGCCGAGCGTCGTCCCGAGGAGGCACGGCAGGATCGTGCCGAGAGCGGCGACGGGGAGGTCGACGCGGGCCGCGTAGATGATCCGGCTGAGCTGGTCGCGGCCGAGCTCGTCGGTGCCGAGCCAGTGGACGGACGACGGCGGCTGCAGGGCGTTCGTGACGTCCTGCGCGATCGGGTCGTACGGGGCGAGCCACGGAGCGAGCAGGGCGGTGAGCGTGAAGAGGCCGACGACGACGAGTCCGATCGTCAGCTTCCAGCGGCCGCCCTTGCGGGTGGAGGCCTGGGCTGCGGCGGACCCGAGCGGCCCCGCCTGGAGGGTGCTGGTGCTCATGCGCTGATCCTCACGCGGGGGTCGACGATCGCGGTCACGATGTCGGAGAGCAGGTACAGGAGGACGACGAGCACCGCGAAGACGATCGCGTACCCCTGGACGAGCGGGAAGTCACGGGTGCTGGCCGCGGTCACGAGACCCTGGCCCATCCCGGGCAGGCCGAAGGCCACCTCGACGACCACCGTGCCGAACAGCGCGTAGCCGGCCTGGGCTGCGGTGACCGTGATGAGCGGCGGGACGGCGTTGCGGAGCTGGAAGCGGCGCAGCAGTCCGACGCCGCCGTAGC belongs to Mumia flava and includes:
- a CDS encoding ABC transporter ATP-binding protein, with product MSPTTATPTTGHAPVRDDAPVLRLDDLRVARADDDHELVHGVSLALRPGETLGIVGESGSGKSLTLRAVMDILPPTLRATGTVERTGRAAMIFQEPATALNPTMRVGDLVAGTWRRHHPGTSRRDARRATVELLDSVGIDRAAERVRAWPHELSGGMRQRVVIAAALSVDPDVLLCDEPTTALDVRVQAQILDLLRALVTERGTAMAFVSHDLAVVASVCERIAVMRLGDVVESGTTRAVLADPQHPYTRELLAANLARRLATREVEEVSR
- a CDS encoding ABC transporter permease; the protein is MSTSTLQAGPLGSAAAQASTRKGGRWKLTIGLVVVGLFTLTALLAPWLAPYDPIAQDVTNALQPPSSVHWLGTDELGRDQLSRIIYAARVDLPVAALGTILPCLLGTTLGVICGYVGGWFDAVVMRVSDLLQAFPMYILMIVLVFSLGPGVRSLLISFTMVGWVVYARLIRAEVLRIRSSEYVTAAVTAGFGTGRIIVRHVLPNTLKQTVVYLTSDLVFAVTALAAFSFLGFGVQQPTPEWGSMIAAAQPYITTAAWLTVVPGLVITALAFGFALVGDGLQDRGARR
- a CDS encoding ABC transporter ATP-binding protein, whose protein sequence is MTALLEIEHVTVRFGRDPRPWDRLLGSGNAPVTAVDDVSLTVPRGGAVGIVGESGSGKSTLMRAVMGLNDVASGQIRYDGRPLRRRRDAATRRAIQMVFQDPGTTLNPARTVASTLAELLDVHDVVPSARTETRVAELLDQVHLSTSVAHARPHQLSGGQKQRVAIARALALEPQVLIADEATSALDVVVQASVLDLLAELRRTAGITLVCVSHDLDLVRYVCDDAAVMRQGRVVESGPVDAVFAAPADAYTRELIDAAPMLPDGRDLVTTENGAHP